One Ananas comosus cultivar F153 linkage group 1, ASM154086v1, whole genome shotgun sequence DNA window includes the following coding sequences:
- the LOC109708666 gene encoding uncharacterized protein LOC109708666, whose protein sequence is MAIPPLQPGVLLRLLHGTSIPFVAAADGPDPSPPLLQVTGITPALSGPGPDPDPFSPRRGFLLRLSDSSHSCIVSLPSDHSDLVLSDRLRLGNLLRILRLDPPSPSSPSAAPVLRDFRLLPGPLPFVPSAAPDSPSDIKEVIVSSSATSPMNNGRAKRRGINRGSSDVLSELRKISIACGVGDEEESSDSDESRLSFASSSFSSSRSPSTCVASAPMSTVRKSWDASGRSKERRPLLRTQSASVSPNRLAQYGSATSKNNAVNDLLVSKKEAERAFKVLGGYSNKPLYASNRMAKESSCTADPFSFTNNMKLRENSVVWASLPLTLVKLGKEALRQRDSALQAALNALLEASASEKLIQCLSVYAELQSDKDEDPRSVIERFLKFHQDLDQAISIIQSITKPRQSRACSCNSTGLASAKAAAKAAFRRKECAFSWIKATLDSDLSQFPYQMKDTSKPKESSLTSDNFLVPLTCCQKPKCSCMERKRKNSNISGEGRGSTAATDLANSLRTECNRWFLKYIEKFLDAVESKSSYAPCKSQVASLLCQLKRVDGFLNDISKKERSCFNDRRRESSLWEDEENEACERVRKKIYPVLLRHVESAAIALECMSATDEEKEQE, encoded by the exons ATGGCGATCCCCCCTCTCCAACCCGgcgtcctcctccgcctcctccacgGCACCTCCATCCccttcgtcgccgccgccgacggTCCCGATCCATCTCCGCCGCTTCTCCAGGTCACCGGCATCACCCCTGCCCTCTCCGGCCCCGGTCCCGATCCCGACCCCTTCTCCCCTCGCCGCGgcttcctcctccgcctctccgACTCCTCCCACTCCTGCATCGTCTCCCTCCCCTCCGACCACTCCGACCTCGTCCTCTCCGATCGCCTCCGCCTCGGCAACCTCCTCCGCATCCTCCGCCTCGAccccccctctccctcctccccctccgccgctcCCGTTCTCCGCGATTTCCGCCTCCTCCCCGGCCCCCTCCCCTTCGtcccctccgccgcccccgACTCCCCCTCCGACATCAAGGAGGTGATCGTGTCCTCTTCCGCGACATCGCCTATGAACAATGGAAGGGCGAAGAGGAGGGGAATCAATAGGGGGAGCTCCGACGTGTTGAGCGAGCTGAGGAAGATCAGCATCGCCTGCGGGGTGGGCGATGAGGAGGAGAGCAGCGATTCTGATGAGTCGAGGTTGTCCTTCGCATCGTCTTCCTTCTCGTCCTCTCGATCTCCGTCGACCTGCGTTGCGAGTGCCCCCATGTCCACCGTGCGGAAAAGCTGGGATGCTTCCGGAAGGAGCAAGGAGAGAAGGCCCCTCCTACGCACTCAGAGTGCTAGT GTTTCTCCAAATAGATTAGCTCAATATGGTTCCGCCACATCCAAGAATAATGCTGTGAATGACCTGTTAGTTAGCAAAAAAGAAGCTGAGAGGGCTTTCAAGGTACTGGGTGGTTATTCCAATAAGCCGCTTTATGCTTCCAATAGGATGGCCAAGGAGAGCTCTTGCACTGCTGATCCTTTCTCTTTCACAAATAACATGAAATTGCGAGAGAATAGCGTGGTTTGGGCATCGCTTCCTTTGACATTAGTGAAGCTTGGGAAG GAGGCCTTAAGACAAAGAGATTCGGCTCTGCAAGCCGCTTTGAATGCATTGCTTGAGGCATCTGCCTCAGAGAAATTGATTCAATGCTTGAG TGTGTATGCAGAACTACAATCGGACAAAGATGAGGATCCAAGAAGTGTCATTGAGAGGTTTCTGAAATTCCATCAAGACCTAGATCAGGCTATCTCAATTATTCAGTCGATAACAAAGCCGAGACAATCTAGAGCTTGCAGTTGCAACTCAACTGGCTTAGCTTCAGCCAAAGCTGCTGCTAAAGCTGCTTTCCGGAGAAAAGAATGTGCTTTCTCATGGATCAAAGCCACCCTCGACTCCGATCTTTCACAATTCCCTTACCAAATGAAGGATACTTCTAAACCAAAAGAGTCATCTCTGACTAGTGATAACTTTCTAGTTCCTTTAACTTGTTGTCAAAAGCCAAAATGCTCTTGcatggaaagaaaaagaaagaacagcAATATTTCTGGCGAGGGACGAGGCTCAACGGCAGCGACAGACTTGGCAAATTCACTGAGGACCGAATGTAACAGATGGTTTCTTAAATACATCGAGAAGTTTTTAGATGCTGTTGAGAGCAAAAGCAGCTATGCTCCGTGCAAGTCCCAGGTCGCTAGTCTGCTATGTCAGCTGAAGAGAGTAGATGGCTTCCTGAACGACATATCAAAGAAGGAGCGGAGCTGCTTTAATGATAGAAGGAGAGAGAGCAGCTTATGGGAAGACGAAGAGAATGAAGCGTGTGAGAGAGTGAGGAAAAAGATATACCCTGTCCTTCTAAGGCATGTAGAAAGTGCCGCCATCGCCCTTGAATGCATGAGCGCGACTGATGAAGAGAAAGAGCAGGAATAG
- the LOC109718735 gene encoding BTB/POZ and TAZ domain-containing protein 4 produces MEERRRELDSQWCSPAAPPFPVLTARRCSTSIKQSAACSCCMAAESAREMWDRLFFEAYGADAFVCTNDGVIPVHASILGMASPVIKSMLKQSKKSREGRRKAISIRGVPHDAVRVFLRFLYSSCYEQEEMNQFVLHLLVLSHVFAVTSLKKLCVGQLEKGVLSAENVVDIFQLARLCDAPRLSLICHRAIVKNFKLVSLSEGWKVMRQSDPRLEKELIESVIDADSRKNEKLKKLEERKIYLQLNEAMEALVHICRDGCRTIGPHDKVLKRSAAPCNFPACKGLEALVRHFAGCKNRVLGGCTHCKRMWQLLELHSRLCSQAHSCKVPLCRHFKDKLRHQNKKDEVKWKLLVSKVLEAKSLSAPSSLLTTVSVCV; encoded by the exons ATGGAGGAGCGAAGGCGCGAACTCGACAGCCAATGGTGCTCTCCAGCTGCCCCGCCATTTCCGGTTCTGACGGCCAGACGATGCAGCACTTCTATCAAGCAATCAGCTGCATGTAGCTGCTGCATGGCGGCAGAATCAGCGAGGGAAATGTGGGACAGACTATTCTTCGAGGCCTACGGGGCGGACGCCTTCGTCTGCACCAACGACGGCGTTATTCCCGTCCACGCCAGCATTCTC GGCATGGCTTCTCCAGTGATAAAGAGCATGCTGAAGCAGTCGAAGAAAAGCCGAGAAGGCCGTCGGAAAGCCATCTCAATTCGAGGCGTACCGCACGACGCGGTTCGCGTGTTTCTCCGCTTCCTTTACTCGTCGTG ctaTGAGCAAGAAGAAATGAACCAATTTGTACTCCACTTGCTGGTTCTGTCGCACGTCTTCGCCGTCACTTCGCTGAAGAAACTATGTGTGGGGCAGTTGGAGAAGGGTGTGCTGAGCGCAGAGAACGTGGTCGATATCTTTCAGCTCGCGCGGCTCTGCGACGCCCCGCGCCTGTCCCTCATATGCCATCGCGCGATCGTGAAGAACTTCAAGTTGGTCTCTTTGTCAGAAGGGTGGAAGGTGATGAGACAGAGTGATCCCAGGCTCGAAAAGGAGCTAATTGAGTCGGTCATCGACGCTGACTCG AGGAAGAACGAGAAGCTAAAGAAGTTGGAGGAGAGGAAGATATATCTGCAGCTGAATGAGGCAATGGAGGCGCTCGTCCACATATGCAGGGACGGGTGCAGGACAATAGGACCACATGACAAGGTTCTGAAGCGGAGCGCGGCCCCCTGCAACTTCCCGGCCTGCAAAGGATTGGAGGCGCTCGTTCGCCACTTTGCAGGCTGCAAAAATCGAGTTCTCGGAGGCTGCACTCACTGCAAAAGGATGTGGCAGCTGCTCGAGCTGCACTCGCGCCTGTGCTCGCAGGCACATAGCTGCAAGGTCCCGCTTTGCAG GCATTTTAAGGACAAACTGAGGCACCAGAACAAGAAGGATGAGGTGAAGTGGAAGCTTTTGGTGAGTAAAGTGCTTGAAGCAAAGAGCTTATCCGCGCCATCCTCTCTTCTGACAACGGTTTCCGTCTGCGTCTAG
- the LOC109709362 gene encoding U-box domain-containing protein 4, which translates to MDPESPKDSSGAFSDCSSDRSGEFPPSPAAAAAGGGGGGGGAAFQRLLLSCAAESSDEVIRGLVAELESGSAPVESLRRAAMELRLLAKHNTENRLRIAGAGAVRPLVALLAHADPQLQEHGVTALLNLSLCDENKAAIAEAGAIRPLVRALKTGTPAARENAAFALLRLAQLDGLSAAIGRAGAIPLLVALLEAGSARGKKDAAAALFALCCGGGGGARENRARAVEAGAVRPLLDLMAEPESGMVDKAAYVLNALAASAEGRAAAVEDGGIPVLVEMVEAGTPRQKEIATLALLQICEHCAAHRVMVAREGAIPPLVALSQSPAAKPKLKIKAEALIELLRQPRCAGARASD; encoded by the exons ATGGATCCCGAGAGCCCTAAGGACTCCTCCGGCGCCTTCAGCGACTGCAGCAGCGACCGCTCCGGCGAGTTCCCCCcgtcccccgccgccgcggccgccggcggaggaggaggagggggaggagccgCGTTCCAGCGGCTGCTCCTGTCCTGCGCCGCCGAGTCCTCGGACGAGGTGATCCGCGGCCTCGTCGCCGAGCTCGAGTCGGGCTCGGCGCCCGTGGAGTCCCTCCGGCGCGCGGCCATGGAGCTCCGGCTCCTGGCGAAGCACAACACGGAGAACCGGCTCCGCATCGCGGGCGCCGGGGCGGTGCGGCCCCTGGTGGCGCTCCTCGCCCACGCGGACCCGCAGCTCCAGGAGCACGGGGTGACCGCGCTCCTCAACCTCTCCCTCTGCGACGAGAACAAGGCCGCGATCGCCGAGGCCGGAGCGATCCGGCCCCTCGTGCGCGCGCTCAAGACCGGGACCCCGGCCGCGCGGGAGAACGCCGcgttcgccctcctccgcctggCCCAGCTCGACGGCCTCTCCGCCGCGATCGGCCGCGCCGGCGCGATCCCGCTGCTGGTGGCGCTCCTCGAGGCCGGGTCCGCGCGCGGGAAGAaggacgcggcggcggcgctgttCGCGctctgctgcggcggcggcgggggcgcgcGGGAGAACCGGGCGCGGGCGGTGGAGGCCGGGGCGGTGCGGCCGCTGCTGGACCTGATGGCGGAGCCGGAGTCGGGGATGGTGGACAAGGCGGCGtacgtgctgaacgcgctggcggcgtcggcggaggggcgggcggcggcggtggaggatgGCGGCATCCCCGTGCTGGTGGAGATGGTGGAGGCCGGCACCCCCCGGCAGAAGGAGATCGCcaccctcgccctcctccagaTCTGCGAGCACTGCGCCGCCCACCGCGTCATGGTCGCCCGCGAGGGCGCCATCCCCCCGCTCGTCGCCCTCTCCCAATCCCCCGCCGCCAAGCCCAAGCTCAAAATCAAG GCGGAGGCGTTGATAGAGCTATTGCGTCAACCGAGGTGTGCCGGCGCGCGCGCGTCGGATTAA